ACCAAAACCCGTACATTCGCGGACGCTTATACCCAGAACTGCCACGTAGTCAATACATTTGTTTCTATCCAATGGATAAAAAACGTGACGGCGAGGACAACTGGTACTTGCTTAATATGGAGAAACGTAAAAAGTTAATGTATGACCACGGGATGATCGGACGCAGTTATGCAGGTAAAATCCGCCAAATCATAACGGGATCCGTTGGGTTCGACGATTACGAATGGGGCGTTACATTATTTTCAGACGACGTACTTCAATTCAAGAAAATTATTTATGAAATGCGTTTTGACGAAGTAAGTGCCCGCTATGCTGAATTTGGCTCATTCTTTGTTGGTACACGATTAGATAACGAACGCGTCGCAAAGTTTTTAGAAGTTTAATTTAAAAAAACATACGCTAATAAGCAGGTAGAGGAAATGCTTCCTCTGCCTGTTTTTCTATTTTCTAACGTATTTTGGAGACTGTTGAGCTACCCAGCCTTTGAACTACGGCCACCAGCATTCTTCAACTTTTTGTATACGTTTTTAACACATCACTTCTAAATTATCATTTTTATGCATACATTGGCATGAAGTCTGAAATGATATTGAAGATTCACAACTGAAGCCCTCCTCTTCCTTATGTCTAGCAAAATCACTGTTCATTTCAGACATTTTTTATTAAGATTGCGCATACATTCCTCTTGAGGAGGTTTTTCTTTGGCAGTGATTGCGTACAATCAGGCAGAAATCGAACTGCTTGCTCGATTAATGCGTGCTGAAGCGGAGGGGGATGGCCAACTAGGCATGCTCATGGTTGGCAATGTAGGGGTCAATCGGGTGCTTGGGGATTGTCTAGACTTTAAAGACATCCGTTCATTGGAACAAATGGTATTTCAACGACCGGGGGGATTTGAAGCAACGACGAAAGGTTATTTTTATCAACGAGCACGACCAGAAGATATCCTCCTTGCCAGACGTGTTGTGGCTGGAGAACGTTTCTCTCCTGCCAATCGTGCATTATGGTTTTTCATGCCTACGGGTGCCTGCCCTGCCCAGTGGTTCGGTCAGTGGAATACAGGCCGTTATAAATCACATTGTTTTTTCTCACCTCTCGTGAGTGTATGTCCAACGGTTTAATAGTTCTTCTAGTGCCTTCTCCGTCTTTATGAAGCGAATGGCATAATAAAAAACGTATTTGATTAGTGAAAGGATGACGACATGGTCCAATATTACTGGAATCCAAATTTCCAACAACCGAATTTTTTTAATCAAAATCCACAACAAATGGTGCCACCGCCTGTCACAATACCAACCGGTAGGCCAACTGGATTGCCACAAGGTGAACAATCTTATATTGAAAACATTTTACGACTAAATATCGGAAAGCCAGGTACTTTTCATTTCTCTTTCGCACACACACTTGAACAGACGTTGAACGTAAGAAATGTTGACGGTGTAGTGAAGGCAGCCGGGCGGGATCACGTCATCATTACAGAGACGTCTAGTGGGCACGATTTCCTTTTCCCGATGATTTACTTTGATTACGCTGAATTCTATGAAGAGATGGAGTATTTCCCACAAACAATTGGAGAAAGAGAAATTTAAGTAGCCTTTTACAAACTAAAAGTACCCCTAATCGTTAACAATAGGGGTACTTTTAAGCATGCATGGTATTGTAATTTCCGTTGTGAGGCTCTTTTCCGCTATCATGAGCAAATCAAAACAAAAATGCTCTCCCCGTACATTTCATCCTTTTACCGCAGCAATGATTAACAAAATCCAACCGGCAATAAATAACACCCCGCCAATTGGGGTAATGGCACCAAGCACGCCAACTCCTGACAGACTTAACGCATATAAACTTCCCGAAAAGATGATGATGCCCGCAAGCAGTAAATAACCTGCCCAATTCAGTTGCGGACTTGCTCCCCAAATCGAACTACTCGCTAAAATCCCAATCGCTAATAAGCCAAGCGCATGAAACATTTGATATTGTACGGCCGTTTCCCAAATCGCCAAATATCTCTCCGACAGTTTGTCCTTTAATCCGTGCGCACCGAATGCACCGAGCATAACAGCAATGGCTGCATTGACCGCGCCAGCAACAATAAAAAATGGCATCATAAAACCTACTTTCATTTAATTGCTTTTATTTTTCCACTAAAAATCGAACAGCGAACTTCCATTTGCACCGTCTTCTTCAAGCGGCGCGGCCTCAAGCGAACTTAACGATTGCACTGGCTGAGCTTGTGGCGTTGCAATTTGTTTTGTGACCATTTTATCATGATTTTCGTTATTTCCGCCAAGTGCCACTTCAGTTAATGAACGAATCGCAGCAAGTGCTTCACGCATATCACTCGGATTATCAGCATGTTTTGCATTCGTTATTTGACGTTCCATCTCCTCAAACACTCGATTATAGGAAATCATCTTTTTACATTCCCTTTCTTTCGCCTAAATTTTAAACAGTTCATTCCAGACGACCTTTTTACAACATTCGATGGCAATTCTCGCGTTTTAAAACCATACGCTTTACAACCGCGAGGATTTTGACGATCCCATGTGACGAAAAAGGATTCACATTGAAAACAATTGACCATCTTCTAACACCTCGTTTTCTCACACTTTATCTCAACTTGTTCAAGAATTACAGAACGTCACTTGTTTGACACCAATTAATTGGCTGTTCACCCCAAGCTGTTAACAGTTGATTTGTTTTTGAATACGGTTGACTCCCAAAAAATCCCCGATGTGCACTTAAAGGACTCGGATGAACTGACTCCACAACGGCATGTTTAGATAGGTCGATTAATTTCTTCTTCTCTTGGGCCGGTCTCCCCCATAAAATAAAAACAACTGGCTTTTCCCTTGCTGACAACTGTCGAATCACTGCGTCCGTAAACTGTTCCCACCCTTGTCTCCGGTGAGAATGCGCCTCCCCTTTACGAACAGTCAAAACCGTATTTAACATTAGCACACCTTGTTTTGCCCAACCAGTTAACGTCCCCATCGTTGGCGCTTCGCAATTCATATCAGACGCCAATTCTTTAAACATATTGCGTAAACTTGGTGGAATTCGAACGTCTGCATTAACGGAAAAACTTAATCCATGCGCTTGTCCCGGACCATGGTATGGATCTTGTCCGAGTATGACAACTTTCACTTGATTAAAAGGTGTTAATTTAAAAGCAGTCCATATGTCATCTCTCGGCGGAAACACAGATTCTTCCGCATACTCTTCCTTCAAAAACTGTCTTAACTTTCGATAATAAGGCTGTTCAAATTCAGCTTGAAGTAACATGTCCCAATCATTTTTAAATATATTCCTTTGCACGCTGTATCACTCCTTAAATTGGATTGTCACATCGTACCCCGCCAAAGAAAACATTTCCTTTAGTGTCTTTTCAGCATTCCGCTCAGCCATTTTAAGCACACCTTGTCCAGTCGTTTCTTCTATAATTAACCGTTTTGCTTCCTCAGCAAGTTCATATGCTTCTTTAATATTGGCCTTTTCTCTAAATAAACCTTCATAAGAAAAAACCTCAACTTCATCAAAATAAATCTCTGCCCCACCTAAAAACTTAGCTGGTGGCAATGTCAACGTTGCCGTTTTCTCTTTTTCATCAATCACAATATCCTTTTTGCTCAACTGACCTAAATGAACACCCGCTTTAACTGAGCCAGGAATGACGACGAGCAATTGACGCTTCGTCCCGGGCAAATTCAGCCCGATACTTTGACCGAATACCGCATTATCTTGTCTTTCAATAATCACTTTTGTATAAGCTTCGGCAGTCGCCAGTTCATTTAAATTTTGAACCCTTTCTAGAAAAGCCCCTTTTTCTTCCATAAACGTACTACCATTTTTTATAAAATAAAACGTCGCAATTGGCAACGCAATGACCAATAGTAAAACTAATGCAGCAGTGAAGAGATATGACTTTTTCCATAGTGGTAAGAACAGCTTGCCTACACGCCAAAAATTCGAAGGACGTTTCGAACGTTCCCTAGTTTCTTCCACCGTGACAGCCGCTTCATCTTCGCCTGCTTTCAACTCTTTCAATAAACGTTCAATTTCGTCAATTTTCTCTTTATCTCGCATAATTCGACCTCCCTTATAGAAACAATAACTCTTTCCTATTCCTACAGTATAGCAAATTGATAGTTCCAACAACATTAAAGACATGGTAAGATTGAGTTTAGGAGGCTCGTCCAATGTCGAA
This window of the Sporosarcina ureilytica genome carries:
- the hemQ gene encoding hydrogen peroxide-dependent heme synthase, producing MNEAAITLDGWYALHDLRTMDWTSWKMISKEERQTIIEEFHQYLDKLEQAHDEKIGSHAFYTVVGQKADFMIMILRPTMDELQELETEFNKLAIADFTIPAYSYVSVVELSNYLAGESDEDPYQNPYIRGRLYPELPRSQYICFYPMDKKRDGEDNWYLLNMEKRKKLMYDHGMIGRSYAGKIRQIITGSVGFDDYEWGVTLFSDDVLQFKKIIYEMRFDEVSARYAEFGSFFVGTRLDNERVAKFLEV
- a CDS encoding cell wall hydrolase, producing MAVIAYNQAEIELLARLMRAEAEGDGQLGMLMVGNVGVNRVLGDCLDFKDIRSLEQMVFQRPGGFEATTKGYFYQRARPEDILLARRVVAGERFSPANRALWFFMPTGACPAQWFGQWNTGRYKSHCFFSPLVSVCPTV
- a CDS encoding spore coat protein GerQ — encoded protein: MVQYYWNPNFQQPNFFNQNPQQMVPPPVTIPTGRPTGLPQGEQSYIENILRLNIGKPGTFHFSFAHTLEQTLNVRNVDGVVKAAGRDHVIITETSSGHDFLFPMIYFDYAEFYEEMEYFPQTIGEREI
- a CDS encoding DUF423 domain-containing protein, translating into MPFFIVAGAVNAAIAVMLGAFGAHGLKDKLSERYLAIWETAVQYQMFHALGLLAIGILASSSIWGASPQLNWAGYLLLAGIIIFSGSLYALSLSGVGVLGAITPIGGVLFIAGWILLIIAAVKG
- a CDS encoding YwdI family protein; this encodes MISYNRVFEEMERQITNAKHADNPSDMREALAAIRSLTEVALGGNNENHDKMVTKQIATPQAQPVQSLSSLEAAPLEEDGANGSSLFDF
- a CDS encoding uracil-DNA glycosylase, which gives rise to MQRNIFKNDWDMLLQAEFEQPYYRKLRQFLKEEYAEESVFPPRDDIWTAFKLTPFNQVKVVILGQDPYHGPGQAHGLSFSVNADVRIPPSLRNMFKELASDMNCEAPTMGTLTGWAKQGVLMLNTVLTVRKGEAHSHRRQGWEQFTDAVIRQLSAREKPVVFILWGRPAQEKKKLIDLSKHAVVESVHPSPLSAHRGFFGSQPYSKTNQLLTAWGEQPINWCQTSDVL
- a CDS encoding DUF4230 domain-containing protein: MRDKEKIDEIERLLKELKAGEDEAAVTVEETRERSKRPSNFWRVGKLFLPLWKKSYLFTAALVLLLVIALPIATFYFIKNGSTFMEEKGAFLERVQNLNELATAEAYTKVIIERQDNAVFGQSIGLNLPGTKRQLLVVIPGSVKAGVHLGQLSKKDIVIDEKEKTATLTLPPAKFLGGAEIYFDEVEVFSYEGLFREKANIKEAYELAEEAKRLIIEETTGQGVLKMAERNAEKTLKEMFSLAGYDVTIQFKE